In Pedobacter sp. SL55, the following proteins share a genomic window:
- the pyrR gene encoding bifunctional pyr operon transcriptional regulator/uracil phosphoribosyltransferase PyrR: MQKRTLLSGQKLQITIKRLCHQLIENHTDFNNTVLIGIQPRGTFFADRVHQELSEILKTDTIKKGHLDITFFRDDFRRKDGLVTASSNTIDFIIEGKQVILIDDVLWTGRTIRAAMDALLAYGRPESVELMTLIDRRFSRHLPIEANYIGLQVNSVDSQKVKVSWKENEGEDKVILLSEPSSPKKQ, encoded by the coding sequence ATGCAAAAGAGAACTCTACTCAGCGGCCAAAAACTCCAAATCACAATTAAGCGACTTTGTCATCAGCTAATTGAGAACCATACTGATTTTAACAATACAGTTTTAATTGGCATACAGCCAAGGGGAACTTTCTTTGCCGATCGGGTTCATCAAGAGCTATCGGAAATTTTAAAAACCGATACCATTAAAAAAGGTCATTTAGACATTACTTTTTTTAGAGATGATTTTAGACGTAAAGACGGTTTGGTTACGGCAAGCAGCAATACCATTGATTTTATTATTGAAGGCAAGCAAGTTATTTTAATTGATGACGTGCTTTGGACTGGCCGTACCATACGTGCAGCTATGGATGCACTTTTAGCCTATGGCAGACCAGAAAGCGTAGAGTTGATGACTTTAATTGACCGTAGATTTTCGAGACATTTACCTATTGAAGCTAACTACATTGGCCTACAGGTGAACTCGGTAGATTCGCAGAAAGTTAAGGTAAGCTGGAAAGAAAACGAAGGCGAAGACAAAGTAATTTTATTATCAGAACCTTCCTCGCCAAAGAAACAATAA
- a CDS encoding PKD domain-containing protein, with amino-acid sequence MNNKRLSLLLAIFLLLVGVAFAEKLRVDSKLAVVTKSIRNTRALVIAKRCLTGNVVELYTSEAGSYEWQKDGINTGVSADTFTPTVSGTYRIVKDGGISNEITLDFNVPTASFTHNATNNACGTEMVTFANTSTNGESYLWEFGDGQTSTEQNPTHTFKADFGNITQEFKVKLTVTNNACQRVTSNEQTISVKQLPDISISGNFQSTVFDGKNTIYICSDTDSEFEIDNVSTTKTTNASYRIIWGDGTPHYVSNTFTSIKHTYPVGIKTMRIITTGQNGCVNQEDFTVFVGQRPAGNLDRDQYTDICSGGRLTFKLSEETKKNPPGTIYRIKFNDNTPEIKLVEPLTDSQRTFDKTFDESSCGFNFNIGGQNINNSFGATFIAENPCNSSTGAIGNIFVNDKPKAGFSKNKSSIICEEETITFTNTGTAKTAKPTGCTSGKFVWSIESANTSDYTILSGSTGEVVSANSWITGTSPLSIKFNKAGKYKVKIRIRGEANIVGCGEDSTRKKSA; translated from the coding sequence ATGAATAATAAACGTCTCTCTCTTTTGCTAGCAATTTTTCTGCTTTTAGTGGGAGTTGCTTTTGCGGAAAAATTACGGGTTGACAGTAAGTTGGCCGTTGTCACAAAATCGATAAGGAATACTAGAGCTTTAGTAATTGCTAAAAGGTGTCTAACGGGCAATGTTGTAGAACTTTACACTTCAGAAGCAGGTTCTTACGAATGGCAAAAAGATGGAATTAATACAGGGGTAAGTGCTGATACCTTTACACCAACTGTATCTGGAACTTATAGAATTGTAAAAGACGGTGGAATAAGCAACGAGATTACACTAGATTTTAATGTACCAACTGCTAGTTTTACTCATAACGCTACAAATAATGCTTGCGGTACAGAGATGGTTACTTTTGCCAATACTTCTACTAATGGCGAGAGCTATTTGTGGGAATTTGGCGATGGACAAACCAGTACGGAGCAAAATCCAACGCATACTTTTAAGGCCGATTTTGGCAATATTACCCAAGAATTTAAAGTTAAGCTTACGGTAACAAATAATGCTTGCCAAAGGGTAACGTCTAATGAGCAAACCATTAGTGTTAAGCAGTTGCCTGATATTTCAATCTCCGGGAATTTTCAGTCAACGGTCTTTGATGGTAAGAATACAATATATATATGTTCTGATACTGACTCCGAATTTGAAATAGATAACGTTTCTACTACCAAAACTACTAATGCTTCTTATAGAATAATATGGGGAGATGGAACGCCGCACTATGTTTCTAATACTTTCACTTCAATAAAGCATACCTATCCCGTTGGTATTAAAACAATGAGAATAATCACAACGGGTCAAAATGGTTGTGTAAATCAAGAGGATTTTACGGTATTTGTAGGGCAGCGCCCTGCGGGTAATTTAGATAGGGATCAATATACGGACATCTGTAGCGGTGGTCGCTTAACTTTTAAATTAAGCGAAGAAACAAAGAAAAATCCACCGGGAACAATTTACAGGATAAAGTTTAACGATAATACACCTGAAATTAAGTTGGTAGAACCCCTTACTGACAGTCAAAGAACTTTTGATAAAACATTTGACGAAAGTTCATGTGGCTTCAATTTTAATATTGGTGGGCAGAACATCAACAACTCATTCGGTGCTACTTTTATTGCCGAAAATCCTTGTAATTCATCTACTGGCGCAATTGGAAATATTTTCGTTAATGATAAGCCCAAAGCTGGCTTTAGCAAAAACAAGAGTAGTATCATTTGTGAGGAAGAAACCATCACATTCACTAATACCGGTACTGCTAAAACAGCAAAACCAACTGGTTGTACGTCGGGTAAATTTGTATGGAGCATAGAGAGTGCAAATACCTCTGACTACACAATTTTGAGTGGTAGCACTGGAGAAGTTGTTTCTGCTAATTCTTGGATTACAGGCACATCACCACTATCGATAAAATTTAACAAGGCTGGGAAGTATAAAGTTAAGATTAGAATAAGAGGCGAAGCAAATATTGTAGGTTGTGGAGAAGATTCTACGAGGAAGAAATCTGCGTAA
- a CDS encoding PKD domain-containing protein, giving the protein MWRRFYEEEICVNPKPIASFTLPTTATCAPYVLRPANISNSPLPNCGSNTYTWRLTRAGSSISDCDNFGSFTTQTSALESPAFNLTQPGVYSLTLTTSNASGTGCSVTSLPQTITIKAPPTAAISTTIPTAICEGASINPTATVKNCWGADPVSYEWEFPGASTASSTLPSPTNIVYPTKGNYQIRLKVSNECGSSTVYTRNITINEKPVLNTITDIVVCSGTSVPATAFSTSTSSTASYAWTNSNTTIGLNAASGSGNLPTFTARNTGTTPITATITVTPRSTGAASCTGEAKTFTITVNPAVAAANAGANLTECNVTSTRLSATPAPTGGVWSVVSGITTLTFDDATRADATVSGLVNGGTYVLKWTVQGFAPCGNSEDTMTITVAPETVAGTTSGATTYCGTSTAGTVTLTGHVGTILRWEQSTNGSTWSTVSPLNQTPTLNYNNLTATTHYRAVVKSGSCIMRYSSPTKIEISAKPAEPLATTNYTYCLNDVAPILTATGTDLKWYSALPLNSANLLAGAPTPATSSATTLTYYVTQSVNGCESNYTAISVRINPTINNNIVSASQTICLNGIPSQLTGLLPTGGSGTYSYQWESSTDNLNFDPIIGATSRNYQPSALAATTYYRRVVSSGSCQSTSNHITITVQGTLTNTDIDANQTICYNSAPTQLIGQVPTGGSGSFTYQWEASTVSATSGFSNIVGAIAADYQPGTLTQTTFFRRRVNSGSCNAISNVVTIRVIPQFNLAQVQNAVLCNQATQNSIAFTTDLSSANVSFAWENDNPAIGLSASGTGSLPSFTANNATKAPLVANISYKAIYTEAPLTCEATPKAFTFTILPTISVTSTLNDQTLCTGQTAPAVALTSDAAPVVGATVKYRWSSDVAIGLTNGEGTAIPSFTTINNSSNPITSEMTVVPLYTYAGRTCEGTPKSYRITVNPAARVDFSLPNQTICSNTISAVVNLTNTTSDVDFTWTAQSVAGIVGLATNGSNQIPAQTLVNTTNAPITIVYKAKATTLGAASCEGVETEYCITVNPIPTLTASETSKTICSNQSTNISLSSNVVGTRYAWSFSANPNITGANSGNGASINQNLINTSTIPQTIAYTVVPTFENALVACNGDALTIEITVNPSPVVNFSGGDLSVCAGQTSPAVTLSSSTPNAQITWTANVPVGITGVNTLSGTTTIPTETLLNNANVPLTIIYTAVAKTDDANACAGNIATYRVTVNPVARLTNTNLAQSVCSGGRNTAVVWQSNVANATFSWTATATSSELTGFTASGNGNIPVQTLINTSTQVQKITYIVKPLAYGCEGPASTYEIEVYPSPIFTSNAAATEICSGKTFVYTPTSSTTGVTFKWTRAAITGISNAAASGTGVDAAGSISETLINTRVNPIDVLYEYEMSINGCTTGNKIPLVVKVNPQTTANFGLSATNGCAPFNLVISNLNSRALVSTYTVDFGDGSTIETYNDTRDIRHTYQNDTNQPKIFYITITTRNECGESISRPYEIKVQPQTVFSKLVLDATQTFGCAPFVVNFTAANQSTGANLYTWDFGDGSPTRQTRAVNENLSHTYSTAGTYTVTLTATNGCSTVSTSEEITVYPQVVANFSIDKPQDCVGSEFTFSNLSGAQFTSSWDFGDGTTSTEVNPKHRYATPGTKTITLRATQVYPNGGSCTAIISKTVNVLAAPNATFTTNAGTLNCGPFALQATATGSNVVNVEWDFGDGNSATGKNVNHTYVRAGDYTITAKAYNAQGCASTSSQVVRISESPIAAFNPSVTEICGTSGNASFSNQTTYGGTDVVTYKWLVNGVLVSNQRDLTHNFVVPNGASLPYQFRIKLEASNLVGCSTSEEKVLQFNPFPKAIFSVAQVKECVPFKLNINNQSAYSDTFEWYVDGNLVSEERNPENIILTDFDRRYMLKLIVKNRYGCTQNEQVLEVATHPYLKAEFSLANDVSCNGILDVQITNNSIGATTYTWDYGDGTPVYIGNNPVHSYGIPGIYQLKLTASNGFCSAIYTKEVKVANAPRAAFLTDVSNGCNQLRVRFRNTSVNATSYYWDFGDGNFSREENPEHQYVFASTAYTVKLIASNAFGCTDETISTQAINVFPPPQANIEITPNKIIKVPDYTFTFKATSTDDIISYRWEFGDGSTSDRKDIAHKYDRFGTYKVKLHIINRANCVNTIEDEVTIIDFPGYLYIPNAFEPENLNNDLKVFKVKAGGLATYHLKIFNKWGQLIWQTNKLDQDGAPTEHWDGMSSGKLLPLGAYYWQAEATYINGGVWKGMKFGNKAESKTGVIHLIR; this is encoded by the coding sequence TTGTGGAGAAGATTCTACGAGGAAGAAATCTGCGTAAACCCAAAACCAATAGCCAGTTTTACTTTGCCTACAACTGCAACATGTGCACCTTACGTATTGCGACCTGCCAACATATCTAATTCGCCTTTGCCAAATTGTGGTAGCAATACGTATACTTGGCGACTAACAAGAGCAGGTAGTAGCATTTCAGATTGTGATAATTTTGGCTCTTTTACGACGCAAACTTCCGCCTTAGAAAGCCCAGCATTTAATTTAACACAACCTGGGGTATATAGCTTAACCTTAACCACGAGTAATGCCAGTGGTACAGGTTGCTCGGTAACTTCGCTTCCTCAAACTATCACCATTAAAGCTCCGCCTACTGCTGCAATTAGTACCACTATACCTACAGCTATTTGTGAAGGTGCAAGTATAAATCCTACAGCAACGGTTAAGAATTGCTGGGGTGCCGATCCTGTTAGTTACGAATGGGAGTTTCCGGGAGCTAGTACAGCGAGTTCCACTTTACCAAGCCCAACAAACATTGTTTATCCAACAAAGGGAAATTATCAGATTAGACTTAAAGTAAGTAACGAATGTGGTTCGTCAACTGTCTACACCAGAAATATTACCATCAATGAAAAACCAGTTCTAAATACAATCACAGATATTGTGGTATGTAGCGGTACTTCGGTTCCGGCAACAGCCTTTAGTACCAGTACAAGTAGCACAGCCTCTTACGCTTGGACAAACAGTAACACTACCATTGGTTTAAATGCGGCATCAGGTAGTGGTAATTTACCCACTTTTACGGCACGAAATACAGGCACAACGCCTATTACCGCTACCATCACGGTTACACCTAGATCTACTGGGGCTGCCAGTTGTACAGGCGAAGCCAAAACTTTTACCATTACCGTTAACCCAGCTGTGGCGGCTGCAAATGCGGGAGCTAATCTAACAGAATGTAATGTCACGAGTACTCGCTTAAGTGCAACTCCCGCACCTACTGGCGGCGTATGGTCTGTAGTAAGCGGCATTACAACGCTTACTTTTGATGATGCTACAAGAGCCGACGCCACCGTGAGCGGCTTAGTGAATGGTGGTACTTATGTGTTGAAATGGACGGTGCAAGGTTTTGCTCCCTGCGGTAATTCTGAGGACACCATGACCATTACGGTAGCCCCTGAAACCGTAGCTGGCACAACTAGTGGAGCAACAACTTATTGCGGTACTTCTACCGCTGGTACGGTTACCTTAACTGGCCATGTAGGTACTATTTTACGTTGGGAACAATCTACAAATGGCAGTACTTGGTCTACCGTTAGCCCACTTAATCAAACACCAACTTTAAACTACAACAATTTAACAGCTACTACCCATTATAGGGCAGTCGTAAAAAGTGGTAGCTGTATTATGCGCTATTCTTCGCCTACTAAAATTGAAATATCGGCTAAGCCGGCTGAACCTTTAGCTACTACAAATTATACCTACTGTTTAAATGATGTTGCCCCCATATTAACGGCAACAGGTACGGACTTAAAATGGTACTCGGCATTACCATTGAATAGCGCAAATCTATTGGCAGGCGCACCAACACCTGCTACCTCATCGGCTACAACTTTAACTTATTACGTTACTCAAAGTGTTAATGGATGTGAAAGTAACTATACTGCCATTTCGGTAAGAATTAACCCAACTATTAACAACAATATAGTTAGTGCAAGTCAGACCATTTGCTTAAATGGCATACCAAGCCAATTAACAGGGCTACTCCCTACTGGTGGTTCTGGAACGTATAGCTACCAATGGGAATCTTCTACAGATAACCTTAATTTCGACCCCATTATTGGTGCTACTAGTAGAAACTACCAACCAAGTGCATTAGCCGCAACTACCTACTACCGTCGTGTAGTAAGTAGCGGTAGTTGTCAATCGACTTCTAATCACATTACCATTACGGTGCAAGGTACTTTGACAAATACCGATATCGATGCTAACCAAACCATCTGTTATAATTCAGCTCCTACTCAATTAATTGGGCAAGTACCTACAGGAGGGAGTGGGAGCTTTACCTACCAATGGGAAGCTTCTACCGTTTCGGCGACAAGCGGTTTCAGTAATATTGTTGGTGCTATAGCAGCAGATTACCAACCGGGCACGCTTACGCAAACCACTTTTTTTAGACGTAGGGTAAATAGTGGTTCTTGCAATGCAATCTCTAATGTTGTAACTATTAGGGTTATTCCTCAATTTAATTTAGCGCAAGTGCAGAACGCGGTATTGTGTAATCAGGCAACGCAAAATAGTATAGCGTTTACCACAGATTTAAGCAGTGCTAACGTTAGTTTCGCATGGGAAAATGATAATCCAGCGATTGGCTTAAGTGCTAGTGGAACAGGCTCACTACCTTCCTTTACAGCAAATAATGCTACAAAGGCACCTTTGGTGGCTAACATTTCTTACAAAGCTATTTATACGGAAGCTCCTTTAACTTGCGAGGCAACTCCTAAAGCATTTACCTTTACCATATTACCAACAATTAGTGTTACCTCCACTTTAAATGACCAAACTTTGTGTACAGGTCAAACTGCCCCAGCGGTAGCCTTAACTTCAGATGCAGCTCCTGTTGTTGGCGCTACGGTAAAGTATCGCTGGTCATCAGATGTGGCTATTGGTCTAACTAATGGAGAGGGGACAGCGATACCCTCCTTTACTACAATAAACAACAGTAGCAATCCTATTACCTCAGAAATGACAGTAGTGCCATTATATACTTATGCAGGTAGAACTTGCGAGGGCACGCCCAAAAGTTATCGAATTACCGTAAATCCAGCTGCTAGGGTAGATTTTTCACTACCTAACCAAACTATCTGTAGTAACACGATTAGTGCAGTGGTAAATTTGACAAATACTACTTCCGACGTAGATTTTACTTGGACAGCTCAATCTGTAGCGGGTATAGTTGGACTTGCAACCAATGGTAGCAACCAGATCCCTGCACAAACCTTAGTGAACACCACTAATGCTCCAATTACAATAGTTTACAAAGCTAAAGCTACCACACTGGGGGCTGCTAGTTGCGAAGGTGTTGAAACCGAATATTGTATTACTGTAAATCCAATACCTACACTTACTGCTAGCGAAACCAGTAAAACGATTTGTAGCAACCAAAGCACCAACATCAGCTTAAGTAGCAATGTAGTAGGTACAAGGTACGCATGGTCTTTCAGTGCCAATCCAAACATAACTGGTGCAAACAGTGGCAATGGTGCTAGTATTAATCAAAACCTGATTAATACGTCGACGATTCCACAAACAATAGCTTATACCGTAGTGCCAACCTTTGAAAATGCGCTGGTAGCTTGTAATGGCGATGCATTAACAATTGAAATCACAGTAAATCCTTCACCTGTAGTTAATTTTTCCGGTGGTGACCTTAGTGTATGTGCTGGGCAAACAAGTCCAGCTGTGACGTTAAGCAGCAGTACACCTAATGCGCAAATCACATGGACGGCAAATGTGCCTGTTGGAATTACAGGAGTAAATACCTTATCAGGTACTACCACTATTCCAACTGAAACCTTGTTGAATAATGCCAACGTGCCTTTAACCATTATTTACACTGCTGTAGCTAAAACTGATGATGCCAATGCCTGTGCAGGTAATATTGCCACATATCGAGTAACCGTTAATCCTGTTGCACGATTAACCAATACCAATTTAGCTCAAAGTGTATGTTCTGGCGGAAGAAATACAGCCGTGGTATGGCAAAGTAATGTAGCCAATGCTACCTTTAGTTGGACGGCCACTGCCACTTCGAGCGAGCTAACTGGATTTACTGCCAGTGGGAATGGTAATATTCCAGTTCAAACTTTAATAAATACTAGCACACAGGTACAAAAGATTACTTATATTGTTAAACCTCTTGCCTACGGTTGCGAAGGCCCAGCGTCCACTTACGAAATCGAAGTTTATCCATCGCCAATATTTACCAGCAATGCGGCGGCTACAGAAATCTGTAGTGGTAAAACTTTCGTATACACACCTACCAGTTCTACTACAGGGGTAACCTTTAAATGGACTAGAGCTGCAATTACGGGTATCAGTAATGCAGCGGCAAGTGGTACAGGTGTAGATGCAGCAGGAAGTATTAGCGAGACACTCATCAACACTAGGGTAAACCCAATTGACGTGCTTTATGAATACGAAATGAGCATTAACGGATGTACTACTGGAAATAAAATTCCTTTAGTAGTTAAGGTTAATCCGCAAACTACAGCCAATTTTGGTTTATCTGCTACCAATGGCTGTGCACCTTTCAATTTGGTTATTTCAAATTTAAATTCAAGGGCTTTAGTTAGTACTTATACTGTCGATTTTGGAGATGGTTCCACGATAGAGACCTATAATGATACAAGAGATATTAGACATACTTATCAAAACGACACTAACCAGCCGAAAATATTTTATATTACCATTACTACACGTAACGAGTGTGGTGAGTCAATTTCGAGGCCTTATGAAATTAAGGTACAGCCGCAAACCGTATTCTCAAAATTAGTTTTAGATGCAACGCAAACTTTTGGTTGTGCACCATTCGTTGTTAATTTTACTGCTGCTAACCAATCTACAGGAGCTAATCTCTATACTTGGGATTTTGGTGATGGTTCGCCTACCCGTCAAACAAGGGCGGTAAATGAAAATTTAAGTCACACCTACAGCACTGCGGGCACTTACACGGTAACGTTAACCGCCACTAATGGCTGTTCAACTGTAAGCACTAGCGAAGAAATAACGGTTTACCCACAGGTTGTGGCTAATTTTAGTATAGATAAACCGCAAGATTGCGTAGGTAGCGAATTTACTTTCAGTAATTTATCTGGTGCTCAATTTACCTCTTCGTGGGATTTTGGAGATGGCACTACCAGCACGGAGGTTAATCCTAAACATCGCTACGCTACACCAGGTACAAAAACCATTACTTTAAGAGCTACGCAAGTTTATCCAAATGGTGGCTCTTGTACAGCTATCATTAGCAAGACAGTTAATGTACTTGCTGCACCTAACGCTACTTTTACCACCAATGCAGGTACACTAAATTGTGGCCCCTTTGCCTTACAAGCTACTGCAACTGGAAGTAATGTAGTTAATGTAGAATGGGATTTCGGAGATGGTAATAGTGCTACTGGAAAAAACGTTAATCATACCTATGTTCGGGCAGGCGATTATACCATTACTGCGAAAGCTTACAACGCACAGGGTTGTGCCAGTACAAGCTCGCAAGTGGTTAGAATAAGCGAAAGTCCAATAGCAGCTTTTAATCCTTCTGTTACCGAAATATGCGGCACTTCAGGTAATGCTAGTTTTAGCAATCAAACTACTTATGGTGGCACTGATGTAGTAACTTATAAATGGTTGGTAAATGGAGTGCTCGTATCCAATCAGCGAGATTTAACCCATAACTTTGTAGTACCTAATGGCGCATCACTACCGTATCAATTTAGGATAAAATTAGAAGCTAGTAACCTGGTTGGCTGTAGCACTAGCGAAGAAAAGGTGTTGCAGTTTAATCCATTCCCTAAAGCAATTTTCAGCGTAGCACAGGTTAAAGAATGTGTTCCTTTCAAATTGAATATCAATAATCAATCTGCCTATTCAGATACTTTCGAATGGTACGTAGATGGAAACTTGGTGTCTGAAGAAAGAAATCCAGAAAACATTATTTTAACAGATTTTGACAGACGATATATGCTTAAGCTGATCGTTAAAAATAGGTATGGTTGTACCCAGAACGAACAAGTTTTAGAAGTAGCCACACATCCGTATTTAAAGGCAGAATTTAGTTTAGCGAATGATGTAAGCTGTAATGGGATTTTAGATGTGCAGATCACAAACAATAGTATTGGCGCAACTACCTACACTTGGGATTACGGCGATGGAACACCAGTTTATATAGGAAATAATCCTGTGCATAGTTACGGTATACCAGGTATTTACCAACTGAAATTAACGGCTAGTAATGGTTTCTGCTCAGCTATCTATACTAAAGAAGTAAAGGTAGCGAATGCACCAAGAGCCGCATTTTTAACCGATGTAAGCAATGGTTGTAATCAATTAAGAGTTAGATTTAGAAATACATCAGTAAATGCAACCAGTTATTATTGGGATTTTGGAGATGGTAATTTCTCTAGAGAGGAAAATCCCGAACATCAGTATGTTTTTGCCAGTACTGCGTATACGGTAAAACTGATAGCAAGTAATGCTTTCGGCTGTACAGACGAAACGATCTCTACACAAGCCATCAACGTATTT